From the genome of Rhododendron vialii isolate Sample 1 chromosome 10a, ASM3025357v1:
TTATTTTGAGTacaccataatttttggcataattttaccattatgagtataactaaaacttattacaagcataacaaaatccaaacaaagcataacctaggaatatccaaaaaatcaatcaagacATATATAACCAAACCCAGCCAAGACATAAccaacaagttatgccttgttatggttctgttatatttgtaatgggttttggctatactcataatggttttgttatgccaaaagttacggtatcCCTAAAATGACCAgtgacaccgaagtcattccctagtTTGATTATAAAACAAACTAATATTAAACAAGTTTTAATCGAACAAACATGAGCTCAAACTCGAATAACGTAGTTTATTAAGCAGGCCTAAGAGCGCTAATGCACTGTGAAGAAGTAGTGCACCTCGATATGTTGCATTGAGATTTTATCATCGTATACTgttaattaattgtttgttATCCAAAATTGTTAGTGTAAGTCCAAATGTGAAATTTATGTATGACAAAACCAACCTATCATGTGATTTTCAATGTCTGATTAACTTGACTTTTAGTACGATGGTAGTGTTAAGTAAACTATGAGAGTTTTAAAATGTTCAATCACAATGATAAATCTTAATGGAGCGTATCTAAGCACAATACACTTCATAATGAAGTCGTGTTACGTGAACCCCTTGTCCTGATAGCAATTGGATAGATTGTGTCTTAGAATCATTTTGTTCACCATCGTACTTTATACCCCATTTGTTTGCTCATTATTGCATTTTGTAatctttcaaaattatttggtgtctttataaaaatgtaaaacaaaaagTGTGTAAATTTTTGCAGAGTAATCCTCGTAGATGATTACTAGTAGTTTCAAAAACACAAATAAGAGGTGATGCTAGAAATTTCACTAAACCTTACAAGGCCACAGTTATATGTGCCCGTCAAGAAGTTAAATTTCACGTACCGAGCAAATAATATCGGAGCAAAGGAGTAAATAATATCCTTATTTTTCTCGTTTGTAGAATATCATGAACAAATAGGATAGAAATTTCATCAAACCTTACAAGGCCACATGCATTAGTTGTATATGCCCATCAAAAAGTTAAATTTCACGTACAGAATAAACAATATCGGACCAAATGAGTAAATAATAAGTTAAATTTCACGTACAGAATAAACAATATTGGACCAAATGAGTAAATAATATCCTTACTTTCTCGTAAATAATatccttatttatttaatgggaGCACCGAATAATTTGTCCATAACATGACCCACACTTTGTATTTGTCTACAGGGACGAGGATCCCGACTCGTCATTCAAGCAATATTTCCCGCATTCGCCGATCCTCCCATCTCTCTCAAGTAATGTATTCCGTAGTTCTGGAGCACAGTCACGTAATGTTGTAGATTATTTCAACACCACATATTTATGTAGAGTTCAAACGCTTAATCGTGGACCGAGCGTGAATGTGTGATATTTGAATATCCCGAAATACCATGTGGCTATGCTCCAAGCATTAAGTAACTAGAATCCCCCCAAATCACAAATCATGTCGGGCACTTCTTGTAGTGCATTCTGCAAGGCACAATCAAGACCATCCACGAGTGTTTATGAAGATtcgaatttaaaaataaattcttcCCTGTAATAGTTTATCTCTTCCcttgaagattttatttttaaattaaaatctttGAAAATACTCGTAGGCGGTCTTGATTGTGCCTTGCAGAGTGCATTACAAGAAGTGCCCTGCAAGATCTCTGAATCCCAACCcccctcttttttctctccctcCATTTTATCATTACATTCACACTCAATACCTCATTCACGAGGAATTTTTGTTGCCAGGtgagtaccacgtggtgcctgctCCGCACATCCAGACCGTCTATTTCGGTTTTGGATGActcggatttagagagagaaaggggagagAGATTGATGGGGTAGGAGGAGAAAGAGAGTTTCAATTTGGGtcgtccaacacacttttgaacGATTTGGATGGACTACTCGACTATCACGTGAGCACagtcacgtggtacccacccgatttccaaaaatttctcctcatcCCCGTATGCGGCCACTACACAACAAATCACTTTGACCCAAAAATGGTTTCTCTTTCAATTCATCATTTGATCGTTTCATTTGTTTGAgaatcctagagagagaaagagaacaaaGGGTGTGAGTGGAGGCAACCCGGTGAAATTcaattgtcttcttcttctgagCACTCATTCTTTGACTTGAAAATTTCCTTCCTTCCCTTTCCCATTCGCATTTCCTCTCTTTCCCCTCCTTTCCtttcccatcttcttcttctccttctcgaATTTTCTCTCTCGTCTGTCTTCCACCACTAAACCCGATTTTTCTTCTCTCACCAattcaaaaactcaaaattctTTCCAAATCATAATTATCGAATCTTCCCACTTCTTGTCACCCATTTCTCTTTCCAttgaaaccattcaatttttattattgaatTCACAAAAACCTGAATACCCAGTTCGTTTTCTCCTCGATCCACCCTATTATTTCTATTATTTCCCCCCCTAATTCTCTCCAAATCAGGCACAATTGACCTaatccccaatttttttttttataatcccTAGATATCGTATATCCAATCTGGGAATCTCTACCCATACACAGCTCATTCACTTGGGAATGTTCTTCTAATctaatcttctctctcaactactacaaaaatacacttacccCGTTCTTGCTAATTAATTGGTTCGATATTTTTGTtctgtcttttttgaatttttgttagactcagcgttatatttttttcattaattatTCGTATCTGATATATCTTCACGAAGATATGGTTGTGGGTTCGCTCTGTTTCTTTCACCTTCCCTTCTTTATGAAGGCCAAATAAGGTACTTTATAATccaatctttctctctctgtttccgGCATGGGTTGCGCAACGTCGAAGCAACCCGTGTGCCGGAATTGCAAGGCAGCGTGCTCGCCGCCTAGGCCACGGAGAAGCTACTCAATGCACGGCAGCGGCGGCGGTGGCAACCACCACCTGCCACCGCCGGACGTCAACCATGTGGTCGCCCTCACCTCCTCGACATTGGGTTCTTTAAGGATTGACGAAAGCAGAGACGCCGTTTTTTATGAGAAGAGGAAAGGGGAGTCTTATGTGGAGAAATTCTCAATGGGCCTGATTGAGGCAAAGACGTGGTCCAATATGATTAATGAGAAAATACCCAAGATTGTTCCGAAAACGCCCGTCCGGACGCCTCCGGGGGAGCCGGAGACTATCAATGCTTGGGAGCTAATGGAAGGATTGGAAGACACGAGCCCTTTTCGGTCTCCCAATCACTTCCGTAGCTTTTCGTTTCATGTCGCTCCGAATTCTGATAAACTTGATTCTGTTAAAAGCGGATGTCAGAAGCCTATGTGGCTCGAGTTGGCAGATGATGAATCCACTTCCAGCACGAATTCCAATGCAAATTCCAACTCCAATTCGGCCGCGACATCTGTCATTTCCGAGTTTGATCAGGATAAAGTTGATTCTGCGAAAAGCGAAAGCCAGAATCCAATGTGGCTAGAGATGGTTGATAAGGAAACGAGTTTGTTTTCGAATTCGGATTCAAATGCGACATCTGTCATCTCCGAGTTTGATCCTGATGTCATATCTGCGTTCAGGAAAGCGCTCGAAGATCTCCCGCCGGCGAACCCGTTTCACCTAAAGCCGTTGGAGGGCAAAAAACAGGAGGCCATGCCATTGGATGCAACGGACGTGACGAAAGTCGATGCGGATTTCACAGCAAGAAACAAGATATTACTGTACTTTACGAGCTTAAGAGGAGTAAGGAAGACATATGAGGATTGTTGCAATGCGAGAGTCATTCTGAAGGGACTCGGGGTTCGAGTCGACGAGAGAGACGTGTCGATGCATTCGGGGTTCAAGGAGGAGTTGAAGGAGCTATTGGGAGATGGGTTCAATGGCTTTTTGCCAAAGGTGTTTGTGGGGGAAAAGTATATTGGTGGGGCAGAGGAAATACGGCGGTTGCACGAAGAAGGGCAGCTTGAGAAGGTGTTAGAGGGTTGCGAAATGGTCGAtgatggcggcggcggtggtggaggcGGTGGAGTTTGTGAAGGGTGTGGGGATGTAAGGTTTGTGCCATGCGAGACTTGTTCAGGGAGTTGTAAGATTTACTGTGAGGGTGATTTTGATGAGGAATGTGATGAGAGTGAGTTTGGGTTTCAAAGATGCCCTGATTGCAATGAGAATGGGATTGTCAGATGCCCTATTTGTTGTGATCAATGAGAATGGTATTGGcaactttttccccttttcctttgttattgttctgtttttgtttctgaTTCTGTTTTTGATATGGAGAGCTGCTTGTTGTATAGATAGGTATTTTGTAAGTTGAAGACATATAGGTCCAGTGAAGGTGAAGAAATTAGTCATACTTCGTTCCTGTAGCATAATCAGCCTTGTACACTGTTTTGCTCAAAATGATTCAAGAAGAATGTTACTCCATCTTTCATTCTTCTAAGACAGACATGCATTCAGCAACCTAAGAATCGAAGGAACGGTATGAAGTAACGCTGATAAGTTCAAAAATAGATGCCGATTCTCCGTATTTGTTTGTGGTTGCATTGGCGCCAGTCGCAGCTTAAATTATGATAAAGCTTGATTCTGTCGAAAAATGAAGGTTGAGAACTCGAAAACGAATTTTTCGCAGTATCAACTTTATTTAGTTATCTGTAGCGAATAGGAAGCTGCCTCCAACAAAATTTCGCAGCTATCAAAAAAGTTTGGAAAGAAGCAGGCAAAAATTGACATGAAAGTTTAAATGAACACCCCTAGTACGACGTATTGTAGATAGACGAGCATCGCTGAATCCAGTCTTAAAATTTAATGAACTCAGCTCATTCAAAATTAGttaaactcgagctcgagtttagCTTGAGCTCGTTAGTGTTTGTGAAATTCGAGTCCACCTCATTTACCAACCGATCCTAAAATTCTAGCTCGATCAAGCACATTGCACTAATTGCTAGGGAGGCAGGCAACTGCAACCTTCATAGTTCATACCCATTTCCAGTCAAAAGAGTAAACCAATCTCAGGGCAAGGGGGTGGACCCTGTAATTTATTTGGTTGATTTCATTACTCCTCATTCAACTTTCAACCACAAGATTGACAAAGGCATTGGTCATACCCATCACAGTAGCATTAATTTGTGTACAATTTAGTGCCGActttgcaacaaaaaataaaaggagagAATCTTCAGCACACGTGGTGCCCCAAGCCT
Proteins encoded in this window:
- the LOC131304197 gene encoding uncharacterized protein At5g39865-like → MGCATSKQPVCRNCKAACSPPRPRRSYSMHGSGGGGNHHLPPPDVNHVVALTSSTLGSLRIDESRDAVFYEKRKGESYVEKFSMGLIEAKTWSNMINEKIPKIVPKTPVRTPPGEPETINAWELMEGLEDTSPFRSPNHFRSFSFHVAPNSDKLDSVKSGCQKPMWLELADDESTSSTNSNANSNSNSAATSVISEFDQDKVDSAKSESQNPMWLEMVDKETSLFSNSDSNATSVISEFDPDVISAFRKALEDLPPANPFHLKPLEGKKQEAMPLDATDVTKVDADFTARNKILLYFTSLRGVRKTYEDCCNARVILKGLGVRVDERDVSMHSGFKEELKELLGDGFNGFLPKVFVGEKYIGGAEEIRRLHEEGQLEKVLEGCEMVDDGGGGGGGGGVCEGCGDVRFVPCETCSGSCKIYCEGDFDEECDESEFGFQRCPDCNENGIVRCPICCDQ